In Gemmatimonadaceae bacterium, one DNA window encodes the following:
- a CDS encoding class A beta-lactamase-related serine hydrolase, producing the protein MRLLPVLALLGLATATPVCPAAAQSTPRRDAPAALRRTLDSLAAAHRGVVGYSITNLATGEHLERKGDETFPTASLIKVPILVTLFDLAEQKQLSLDDPVVLTPIDKVGGAGELQFLRTPATFRLWDIAWFMSTLSDNTGTNLILDRIKIRRVWQKMEALGLPHTKVHSGSMTRIGSVAPDSSAKYGLGVTTPNEMAQLFTLLAEGKAVSATADSTMLDILANNRDDMKLARFAYGVPLAHKTGDVDQARADCGVFTLPAKVVACVLTKENADTRYWGESEGNTVIARIGEAVVKTWRTK; encoded by the coding sequence ATGCGACTCCTCCCCGTTCTCGCGTTGCTGGGGCTCGCCACGGCGACGCCCGTCTGCCCGGCCGCCGCGCAGTCGACGCCGCGCCGTGATGCCCCCGCCGCACTCCGCCGCACGCTCGACAGTCTCGCCGCCGCCCATCGCGGGGTCGTGGGCTACAGCATCACCAATCTCGCCACCGGCGAACACCTCGAACGCAAAGGCGACGAAACCTTTCCCACCGCGTCGCTGATCAAGGTCCCCATTCTGGTGACACTGTTCGACCTCGCCGAGCAGAAGCAGCTCTCCCTCGACGATCCGGTGGTGCTCACGCCCATCGATAAGGTCGGCGGCGCCGGCGAACTGCAATTCCTGCGGACCCCGGCGACCTTCCGGCTCTGGGACATCGCGTGGTTCATGAGCACGCTGAGCGACAACACCGGCACGAATCTCATTCTCGATCGCATCAAGATCCGGCGCGTCTGGCAGAAGATGGAGGCGCTGGGGCTGCCGCACACCAAGGTCCACTCGGGCTCCATGACGCGCATCGGCAGCGTCGCCCCCGACAGCAGCGCGAAGTACGGGCTCGGGGTTACCACGCCGAACGAGATGGCCCAGCTGTTCACGCTGTTGGCCGAGGGGAAGGCGGTGAGCGCCACCGCCGACAGCACCATGCTGGACATCCTGGCCAACAATCGCGACGACATGAAGCTGGCCCGGTTTGCGTACGGCGTGCCGCTCGCGCACAAAACCGGCGATGTCGATCAGGCCCGCGCCGACTGCGGCGTCTTCACGCTGCCGGCCAAGGTGGTGGCGTGCGTGCTGACGAAGGAGAACGCGGATACGCGCTACTGGGGGGAGAGCGAGGGGAACACCGTGATCGCGCGGATCGGTGAAGCGGTCGTGAAGACCTGGCGCACGAAATAG
- a CDS encoding nitronate monooxygenase: MTSAPPLPTAAPEAPGLDATALPAIIQGGMGIGVSNWRLANAVARAGQLGVVSGTVIDTLLVRRLQDGDIGGHMRRALAALPIPQLGDELLRRYFRPDGREAGAPYRLLPMYKQTVSAARQRVTVAAAFVETWLAREGHDAPVGMNLLTKVQMPNLATLYGAMLAGVSCVIMGAGIPREIPGALDALAQHQPARIRFDVEGLAKDEAEWLAFDPVEVWPDGAVPSTPLTRPAFLPVVSAVSLAATLARKSTGRVDGFVVEGPTAGGHNAPPRGAMTLDALGQPIYGERDAVDLEKLRELGLPFWVAGGAGTPDGLTASRAVGARGIQVGTLFAFCEESGLDEPVKREVLDAVCRGTARVHTDPRASPTGYPFKVVHVDDRANGSDARERICDLGYLRIAIKRADGRLDYRCAAEPISAYVQKGGAAEDTEGRRCLCNGLLADVGYAQEREGTIEPSLVTSGDDLVSLKHFAEHGSYRAADVIAWLVSAT, translated from the coding sequence ATGACGTCTGCCCCGCCGCTGCCCACCGCCGCCCCGGAGGCTCCGGGCCTCGACGCCACTGCGCTGCCTGCCATCATCCAGGGCGGCATGGGGATCGGCGTCTCAAATTGGCGACTGGCCAATGCCGTCGCGCGCGCCGGCCAACTCGGTGTGGTCTCCGGCACCGTCATCGACACGTTGCTGGTGCGCCGCCTGCAGGACGGCGACATCGGCGGGCACATGCGCCGCGCGCTCGCGGCGCTCCCGATCCCGCAGCTGGGCGATGAACTGCTGCGCCGTTACTTCCGCCCCGACGGGCGCGAGGCGGGTGCCCCGTATCGTCTGCTGCCGATGTACAAGCAGACGGTGAGCGCCGCACGTCAGCGCGTCACCGTGGCCGCGGCCTTCGTGGAGACGTGGCTCGCGCGCGAAGGGCACGACGCGCCCGTGGGGATGAACCTGCTGACCAAGGTGCAGATGCCCAACCTCGCCACGCTCTACGGCGCGATGCTCGCGGGCGTCTCGTGCGTAATCATGGGTGCCGGCATTCCGCGCGAGATTCCGGGGGCACTCGATGCACTGGCGCAGCATCAGCCGGCGCGCATCCGCTTCGATGTGGAAGGGCTCGCGAAGGACGAGGCCGAATGGCTGGCGTTCGATCCGGTCGAGGTGTGGCCGGACGGCGCGGTCCCGAGCACACCACTCACACGACCAGCGTTTCTGCCGGTGGTCTCGGCCGTTTCGCTCGCGGCCACGCTTGCACGCAAGAGCACGGGGCGCGTGGATGGCTTCGTCGTGGAAGGGCCCACGGCGGGTGGCCACAACGCGCCGCCCCGTGGCGCGATGACGCTCGATGCGCTCGGGCAGCCGATCTACGGCGAACGGGACGCCGTCGACCTGGAGAAGCTGCGGGAGCTCGGGCTGCCCTTCTGGGTCGCCGGTGGTGCCGGCACCCCCGACGGCCTCACGGCCAGCCGGGCCGTAGGCGCCCGCGGCATTCAGGTTGGTACGCTCTTCGCCTTCTGTGAAGAATCGGGGCTCGACGAGCCGGTGAAGCGCGAGGTGCTGGACGCGGTGTGCCGTGGCACGGCCCGGGTGCACACCGATCCGCGCGCTTCGCCGACGGGCTATCCGTTCAAGGTGGTGCACGTGGATGACCGTGCCAACGGGAGCGATGCGCGCGAGCGCATCTGCGATCTGGGGTATCTGCGCATCGCCATCAAGCGCGCCGACGGGCGGCTCGACTATCGCTGCGCCGCCGAGCCGATCTCGGCCTACGTGCAGAAGGGTGGCGCAGCGGAAGACACCGAAGGCCGTCGCTGTCTCTGCAACGGCCTCCTGGCCGATGTCGGTTACGCCCAGGAACGCGAGGGCACCATCGAACCGTCACTGGTGACGAGTGGCGATGACCTCGTGTCGCTCAAGCACTTCGCCGAGCACGGGAGTTATCGGGCGGCGGATGTGATTGCCTGGCTGGTCTCGGCGACGTAG
- a CDS encoding fasciclin domain-containing protein, translated as MSRRFFTALSVLAFALTASTATTAQAQHPRGPSIPQVAKTAGQFTTLLAAVEAAGLGEFLSGRGPITVFAPTDEAFRRLPNGTVSDLLKPENREQLRTLLSYHVVAGRVTAAEARQLSSAKTVANQDVRIRTSDGELRINDAVVRIADIPASNGLVHVIDRVLMPTPQPCNTESRRGW; from the coding sequence ATGTCCCGCCGCTTCTTCACCGCACTCAGCGTCCTCGCGTTCGCCCTCACCGCCTCCACCGCGACCACCGCCCAGGCCCAGCATCCGCGGGGGCCGAGCATCCCGCAGGTCGCCAAGACGGCCGGGCAGTTCACCACGCTGCTCGCCGCGGTCGAAGCGGCCGGTCTGGGAGAATTCCTGAGCGGGCGCGGCCCCATCACCGTGTTCGCCCCCACCGACGAGGCGTTCCGTCGCCTGCCCAATGGCACGGTGAGCGACCTGCTCAAGCCGGAGAACCGCGAGCAGCTGCGCACGCTGCTCTCGTATCACGTCGTGGCGGGTCGCGTGACGGCCGCCGAGGCCCGACAGCTCTCGAGCGCAAAGACGGTGGCCAATCAGGACGTGCGTATTCGCACCAGCGACGGTGAGCTCCGCATCAATGACGCCGTCGTGCGCATCGCCGACATTCCGGCGAGCAACGGGCTGGTGCACGTCATCGATCGCGTCCTGATGCCGACGCCGCAGCCGTGCAATACCGAGTCACGCCGCGGCTGGTAA
- a CDS encoding sigma-70 family RNA polymerase sigma factor, producing the protein MPASDPAPPAPLPVTRPHLSLVSSDRLPESVPLEDGAPLLLRIAAGDELAVRECVQRFGPLVWALARRWSPDPRDVEDAVQEVFVDLWRSAGRYDPTKATQAGWVAMVTRRRLIDRLRRRQRAVELEPLPDDYDQADDREADVDQQDRVEQAHAVLAALPAPQRTMLELSLLHGRTHDEIARETGTPLGTVKSHIRRGLQRARRLLTTSDAVSSERRPNPSAESDE; encoded by the coding sequence ATGCCCGCTTCCGATCCCGCGCCGCCAGCCCCGTTGCCCGTGACGCGCCCCCATCTCAGTCTCGTGTCGTCCGACCGCCTCCCCGAAAGCGTTCCGCTCGAGGACGGTGCGCCGTTGCTGCTGCGCATCGCGGCCGGCGACGAACTCGCCGTGCGTGAATGCGTGCAGCGCTTCGGCCCCCTCGTGTGGGCGCTCGCGCGGCGCTGGTCGCCCGATCCGCGCGATGTGGAAGACGCCGTGCAGGAGGTGTTCGTGGACCTCTGGCGCAGCGCCGGCCGCTACGATCCCACCAAGGCGACGCAGGCGGGGTGGGTGGCCATGGTCACGCGGCGGCGGCTCATCGACCGGCTGCGGCGGCGACAGCGGGCGGTGGAGCTCGAGCCGCTCCCCGACGACTACGATCAGGCCGATGATCGCGAGGCCGACGTCGATCAGCAGGATCGCGTCGAGCAGGCCCACGCCGTCCTCGCCGCGCTGCCCGCGCCCCAACGCACCATGCTGGAACTGTCGCTGCTCCATGGCCGCACCCACGACGAAATCGCGCGCGAGACCGGTACGCCGCTCGGCACCGTGAAGTCGCACATCCGCCGTGGGCTGCAGCGCGCCCGCCGCTTGCTCACGACCAGCGACGCCGTATCATCCGAGCGCCGCCCGAACCCTTCGGCGGAATCCGACGAATGA
- a CDS encoding anti-sigma factor, protein MTTPRPSHPTPLPDDLSALSADELVVGELTAALVDAERSEQDALPPALAERLVFTGEALVRATRAPVMPAPVSPSRRPSVLAWTGWLAAAALLAITVVRTRAPKPAAPTAPAVNTAALDGDVRLLRATIATDTRTLALKWTPGNDSTGRFIEDGEVLWSPTLQKGVMRLIGLMPNDSTQWQYQLWIFDKTRDERYPVDGGVFNIAKGQADRLVPIRARVPVGDAIMFAITVEKPGGVVVSTRERLAMLAKL, encoded by the coding sequence ATGACCACGCCCCGCCCTTCTCACCCCACCCCGCTCCCCGACGATCTCTCGGCGCTCTCGGCTGATGAACTCGTCGTGGGCGAACTGACGGCCGCCCTGGTCGACGCCGAACGCAGCGAGCAGGACGCCCTGCCGCCGGCGCTCGCCGAACGGCTCGTCTTCACCGGCGAGGCGCTGGTTCGTGCCACCCGTGCGCCTGTCATGCCTGCTCCCGTTTCCCCGTCCCGCCGCCCCTCGGTCCTCGCCTGGACCGGATGGCTCGCGGCCGCGGCGCTGCTGGCCATCACCGTGGTCCGCACCCGTGCGCCCAAGCCGGCCGCGCCCACGGCGCCGGCCGTCAACACCGCCGCGCTCGATGGCGATGTGCGCCTGCTCCGCGCGACCATCGCCACCGATACCCGCACCCTCGCGCTCAAGTGGACGCCCGGCAATGACTCCACCGGCCGCTTCATCGAAGACGGCGAAGTGCTCTGGAGCCCCACCCTGCAGAAGGGGGTCATGCGCCTGATCGGGCTCATGCCGAACGATTCGACGCAGTGGCAGTATCAGCTGTGGATCTTCGACAAGACCCGCGACGAGCGCTATCCGGTGGACGGGGGCGTCTTCAACATCGCCAAGGGGCAGGCCGACCGGCTGGTGCCGATCCGGGCCCGCGTCCCGGTCGGCGACGCGATAATGTTCGCGATCACCGTGGAGAAGCCGGGTGGTGTGGTCGTCTCCACCCGGGAACGCCTGGCGATGCTGGCCAAGCTCTAG
- a CDS encoding sigma-70 family RNA polymerase sigma factor, protein MTLPHPAPQPLADAALVRRVLTGDVEAFSLLVDRHHARCLRVATHLLGSPDDAEDVVQDAFLRAYRHLGSYREQERFGAWVVRIVVNQCRTRVAKESRYEPLDVLPADLDAGLPSAEETTDAALQRRLLAAALAKLPFEQREALVLRFADALSYDDMAVVTGAGVSALKMRVQRACARLRALLAEQFS, encoded by the coding sequence GTGACCCTGCCCCACCCTGCCCCCCAACCGCTGGCCGACGCCGCCCTGGTGCGACGCGTGCTGACCGGCGACGTCGAGGCCTTCAGCCTCCTCGTCGACCGGCATCATGCGCGCTGCCTGCGCGTCGCCACGCACCTGCTGGGGAGTCCCGACGACGCCGAAGACGTGGTGCAGGACGCCTTCCTGCGCGCCTATCGGCATCTGGGCTCGTATCGGGAGCAGGAGCGCTTTGGGGCGTGGGTCGTACGGATTGTAGTCAATCAGTGTCGTACCCGTGTCGCGAAAGAGTCGCGATACGAACCGCTCGACGTGCTGCCGGCGGACCTCGATGCAGGGCTGCCGTCCGCCGAGGAAACGACCGATGCCGCGCTGCAGCGACGCCTGCTGGCGGCGGCGTTGGCCAAGCTCCCCTTCGAGCAGCGCGAGGCCCTCGTGCTCCGCTTTGCCGACGCGCTGAGCTACGACGACATGGCCGTCGTCACCGGCGCTGGGGTGTCGGCGCTCAAGATGCGCGTCCAGCGGGCCTGCGCGCGGCTGCGGGCGCTCCTCGCCGAACAGTTCTCGTAA
- a CDS encoding DUF2723 domain-containing protein, whose product MTDRLRSAPMLVGAASLLAVLTGYTLLWNGGTSLAAALLTLGYAVGIPSALLLATRDGATEAETPPYKVAAALFAVVLALYVATLAPTTAMWDTSEYIAAAKILGIPHPPGNPGFVLLAHTFALLPIPVSYAARVNLLAATTSAASAALWFLVAWRSLRGWGMPAWVRTTTAIAASWLGATCFTVWNQSVVNEKVYTVAMLGLALVAWLALRWRDAEASDSRATRATVFLWCIAYLCGLGYTNHPAGFLPLPALGVFILWQRPLVLLRWKTLLGAAGFLFLGLTPFLFEPIRAAYHPAINVGEPTACAGKPEIGCTFSSETYAKLMSNISREQYGGHAVAERMAPLGAQFGMWWLYFSWQTMRDAAQAYPGLQAALAVIFLALGLIGGVTHWKRDRSSFAFVGPLIFTLTPALIVYLNFKYGASQAPELGDTVNREVRDRDYFYLWSFATWGLWAGLGLGTVWQAIAKRVSDGVKGWQLSSALMAFALVPLLLNRDAAPRNGQTFTREWAADLLNSVEPNGILITNGDNDSFPVWYAQLVEGVRPDVTIAIVPYLTMDWFAKTVVKDPSTVPPYVELQQPATFEHAGIRATVPAGAYSRDQLMVFQMIKEHYPARPIHFSIGGYANSLGLGDYTVTNGLTSKLVNAPASQNPAYLPSPQGAIDPVAADSLWRRYRAPAALLQQSRWVDGPSVMIPFAYVATGQMVGQIRVARKELAAADSIGKQIQAMAKVTGISLR is encoded by the coding sequence ATGACTGATCGTTTGCGTTCCGCGCCCATGCTGGTGGGCGCGGCGAGCCTGCTTGCGGTACTGACCGGCTACACCCTGCTCTGGAACGGCGGGACGTCGCTCGCCGCGGCCCTGCTCACCCTGGGCTATGCGGTGGGCATCCCCAGCGCCCTGCTGCTCGCGACGCGCGATGGCGCGACCGAGGCCGAGACACCGCCGTACAAAGTGGCCGCCGCGCTTTTTGCCGTGGTGCTCGCGCTCTACGTCGCGACGCTGGCGCCCACCACCGCGATGTGGGACACGAGCGAGTACATCGCCGCCGCCAAGATCCTGGGCATCCCGCACCCCCCGGGGAATCCCGGGTTCGTGCTGCTCGCGCACACCTTTGCGCTGCTGCCCATTCCCGTGTCGTATGCGGCGCGCGTGAACCTGCTCGCGGCCACCACCAGCGCCGCCAGTGCCGCGCTCTGGTTCCTCGTGGCGTGGCGCTCGCTTCGTGGCTGGGGGATGCCGGCGTGGGTGCGCACGACCACCGCGATTGCCGCGAGCTGGCTCGGGGCCACCTGCTTCACGGTGTGGAACCAGAGCGTGGTGAACGAGAAGGTCTACACGGTGGCGATGCTCGGCCTCGCGCTGGTGGCGTGGCTTGCGTTGCGCTGGCGCGATGCGGAAGCGAGCGACAGCCGCGCCACGCGCGCGACGGTCTTCCTCTGGTGCATCGCGTATCTCTGCGGGCTGGGCTACACCAACCATCCGGCGGGCTTCCTGCCGCTGCCGGCGCTCGGCGTGTTCATCCTGTGGCAGCGGCCACTGGTGCTGCTGCGCTGGAAGACGCTGCTTGGTGCCGCCGGCTTTCTGTTCCTTGGGCTCACGCCGTTTCTGTTCGAGCCCATTCGCGCGGCGTATCACCCGGCGATCAACGTGGGCGAACCCACGGCCTGCGCCGGGAAGCCGGAGATCGGCTGTACGTTCAGCAGCGAGACCTACGCGAAGCTGATGAGCAACATCAGCCGCGAGCAGTATGGCGGACACGCCGTGGCCGAACGCATGGCGCCACTGGGCGCGCAGTTCGGCATGTGGTGGCTCTACTTCTCGTGGCAGACGATGCGCGATGCGGCGCAGGCGTACCCCGGGCTGCAGGCCGCGCTCGCCGTGATCTTCCTGGCGCTCGGGCTCATCGGCGGCGTGACGCACTGGAAGCGCGACCGGAGTTCGTTCGCGTTCGTGGGGCCGCTGATCTTCACACTGACGCCCGCGCTCATTGTGTATCTCAACTTCAAGTACGGTGCCTCACAGGCGCCGGAGTTGGGGGACACGGTCAACCGCGAAGTGCGCGATCGTGACTACTTCTATCTGTGGAGCTTTGCCACCTGGGGGCTCTGGGCCGGCCTCGGGCTCGGTACGGTGTGGCAGGCCATCGCGAAGCGCGTCAGCGACGGCGTGAAGGGCTGGCAGCTCTCGAGCGCGCTGATGGCCTTCGCGCTGGTGCCGCTCCTGCTCAATCGCGATGCGGCGCCACGCAATGGCCAGACGTTCACCCGCGAGTGGGCCGCGGATCTGCTCAACAGCGTGGAGCCGAACGGGATCCTGATCACCAACGGCGACAACGATTCGTTCCCGGTGTGGTACGCCCAGCTGGTCGAAGGCGTCCGCCCCGATGTCACCATTGCCATCGTGCCGTATCTCACGATGGACTGGTTCGCCAAGACGGTGGTGAAGGACCCGAGCACCGTGCCGCCGTACGTGGAGCTGCAGCAGCCGGCCACCTTCGAGCATGCCGGCATCCGGGCCACCGTGCCCGCCGGGGCGTACTCCCGCGATCAGCTGATGGTCTTCCAGATGATCAAGGAACACTACCCCGCGCGACCCATCCATTTCTCGATTGGCGGCTACGCGAACTCGCTGGGGCTCGGCGACTACACCGTCACCAACGGCCTCACCTCCAAGCTGGTGAACGCGCCGGCGTCGCAGAATCCGGCGTATCTGCCGTCGCCACAGGGCGCGATCGACCCGGTGGCCGCCGACTCGTTGTGGCGCCGCTATCGTGCCCCCGCGGCCCTGCTGCAGCAGTCGCGATGGGTGGACGGCCCCAGTGTGATGATTCCGTTTGCGTACGTCGCCACCGGGCAGATGGTCGGGCAGATCCGCGTGGCCCGGAAGGAGCTCGCGGCGGCCGATTCCATCGGCAAGCAGATCCAGGCGATGGCGAAGGTGACGGGGATCTCGTTGCGCTGA
- a CDS encoding YHYH protein yields MRRALLTLSVLGACGGSSAKTTPSTPTTPTTPTTPTTPSSLALASSDMANATLPVTYTCDGAATSPPISWSGAPTGTVQYALLMTTIPTAGTTKYNWVLYNIPATVTQIAAGTSAGTVGQADDGAGTNYAPPCSQGPGLKQYTFTIYALSAAPSLGAATPSQVSGAVLEAALASVTLAKASLSVGVTRTAAMINCGYVRASLEPYRVANSLAVTCDATYASIATFGIQAKHAMMNGITATNQQVPIPQNFTGTNAWRIPLVPVVATTKTAALDGPIGIAINGVPIFNPCKQGGCSGPGGGDTKVLGELDLCNGHAGRADDYHYHAAPVCLMSDQGTAYWDSHPVGWALDGYAIFGYRNPDGTTATRDGVCGGNTVTHANAPTGYAYHVTDVSPYVLSCFHGVPSPDLAGQAAKYSPIRPPGTPMAATNMTLQANATSLAVGGTSTMQWQNAGKTHQVRYTRTATACWTFTFLTDGVTTSTADYCRR; encoded by the coding sequence ATGCGTCGCGCACTCCTGACCCTGTCTGTCCTGGGCGCGTGTGGCGGCTCGTCCGCCAAGACCACACCATCGACGCCGACGACACCCACGACCCCGACCACGCCCACGACGCCGTCGTCATTGGCGCTGGCGAGCAGTGACATGGCCAACGCCACGCTGCCGGTGACCTACACCTGCGACGGCGCGGCCACATCGCCGCCGATCAGCTGGTCTGGCGCCCCCACGGGCACGGTGCAGTACGCGCTGTTGATGACCACCATCCCCACGGCGGGCACCACGAAGTACAACTGGGTGCTCTACAACATCCCCGCCACGGTCACGCAGATCGCGGCCGGCACGAGCGCCGGTACGGTGGGCCAGGCGGACGATGGCGCGGGCACGAATTACGCGCCGCCCTGTTCGCAGGGCCCTGGGCTCAAGCAGTACACCTTCACCATCTACGCGCTCTCGGCGGCACCGTCGCTGGGGGCGGCCACGCCCAGTCAGGTCAGCGGTGCCGTGCTCGAAGCCGCGTTGGCCAGCGTCACGCTGGCCAAGGCCTCGCTCTCGGTGGGCGTGACGCGGACCGCCGCGATGATCAACTGCGGCTATGTGCGCGCCTCGCTCGAACCCTATCGCGTGGCCAACAGTCTCGCCGTGACGTGTGATGCCACGTACGCGAGCATCGCGACCTTTGGCATTCAGGCAAAGCACGCGATGATGAACGGCATCACGGCCACCAATCAGCAGGTGCCGATTCCGCAGAACTTCACCGGCACGAACGCGTGGCGCATTCCGCTCGTCCCGGTGGTCGCGACTACCAAGACGGCGGCGCTCGACGGACCGATCGGCATCGCGATCAATGGGGTGCCGATCTTCAACCCGTGCAAGCAGGGCGGCTGCTCCGGACCTGGGGGCGGCGACACCAAGGTCCTGGGCGAGCTGGATCTCTGCAACGGACACGCGGGCCGCGCGGATGACTACCACTACCACGCGGCCCCGGTGTGTCTGATGAGCGATCAGGGCACCGCGTACTGGGATTCGCATCCGGTCGGCTGGGCGCTCGATGGCTACGCAATCTTCGGCTATCGCAATCCCGATGGGACGACGGCCACGCGCGATGGCGTGTGCGGGGGGAACACCGTCACGCACGCCAACGCGCCCACCGGCTACGCGTATCACGTGACCGACGTGAGCCCGTACGTGCTGAGCTGCTTTCATGGCGTACCGAGCCCCGATCTCGCGGGACAGGCGGCCAAGTACTCGCCGATCCGCCCACCGGGGACGCCCATGGCGGCCACGAACATGACGCTGCAGGCCAACGCGACCTCGTTGGCGGTTGGAGGGACCTCTACCATGCAGTGGCAGAATGCCGGCAAAACGCATCAGGTCCGGTATACGCGTACGGCTACGGCCTGCTGGACCTTCACGTTCCTCACCGATGGCGTGACGACGTCCACCGCCGACTACTGCCGGCGATGA
- a CDS encoding metallophosphoesterase: protein MMPTRLPSLAALLCLVACGGSAPPTTTGPTAPTTPTTPTTPTTPATPVPQPAPSDGFLTAVPVMDFNVVPARPTSTTITLSLYSGIDRTVTITVPDVNRTLSQALTAGTTSLVELTGLSAGRTYAYRIDGPSLTYRGQFRTAKPAGTSFRFVMQADSHLDNNSDPNVYTNTLRNMLADSADFLMDLGDTFMSDKYANFQNADGQYYAQRHYFGLTGTQLPLYLVQGNHDAELGWLPANATWAAGQRLKYFAPVVANTFYSSAPSLPTPRNYYAFRWGDALLIALDPYQFTMTKPSGNTSPWAWTLGKEQYDWLQGVLRSNTAPYTFVFLHHLVGGNGAEARGGSEASVFFEWGGRNLDGSSGFAAQRPGWSMPIHDLLVQYQVSAVFHGHDHLYVNQQRDGIRYQEVPQPSFARENSIASAVDYGYLSGVLFGSSGHLRVTVTPAKATVEYIRSRLSTGNGAVVDAYDISPRRP, encoded by the coding sequence ATGATGCCCACCCGGCTCCCCTCGCTGGCGGCGCTGCTCTGCCTCGTCGCGTGTGGCGGTAGCGCGCCCCCGACCACCACCGGGCCGACCGCGCCCACGACCCCAACGACACCGACGACGCCCACGACGCCGGCCACGCCCGTGCCGCAGCCCGCGCCGTCCGATGGGTTTCTCACCGCCGTGCCGGTCATGGACTTCAACGTGGTACCGGCACGCCCGACGAGTACGACCATCACGTTGAGCCTGTACTCCGGCATCGATCGCACGGTGACCATCACCGTCCCCGATGTGAATCGGACGCTGTCGCAGGCGCTCACGGCGGGGACGACGAGTCTCGTGGAGCTGACGGGCTTGTCGGCCGGGCGCACGTATGCCTATCGCATCGACGGGCCGTCGCTCACGTATCGCGGCCAGTTCCGCACCGCCAAGCCAGCGGGCACGAGCTTCCGGTTCGTCATGCAGGCCGACTCGCACCTCGACAACAACAGCGATCCCAACGTCTATACCAATACGTTGCGCAACATGCTGGCCGACAGCGCCGACTTCCTGATGGATCTTGGCGACACGTTCATGTCGGACAAGTACGCCAACTTTCAAAACGCCGACGGCCAGTACTACGCGCAGCGCCACTACTTCGGTCTGACCGGGACGCAGCTGCCGCTCTATCTGGTGCAGGGCAATCACGATGCGGAACTGGGATGGCTTCCGGCGAACGCCACGTGGGCGGCCGGGCAACGGCTCAAGTACTTCGCCCCGGTGGTCGCGAACACGTTTTACAGTTCTGCGCCATCGCTCCCCACCCCGCGCAACTACTACGCGTTCCGGTGGGGCGACGCGCTGCTCATCGCGCTCGATCCCTACCAGTTCACCATGACCAAGCCCAGCGGCAACACCAGCCCGTGGGCCTGGACGCTGGGCAAGGAGCAGTACGACTGGCTGCAGGGCGTCCTGCGCAGCAACACGGCGCCCTACACGTTCGTGTTCCTGCACCATCTCGTCGGTGGGAACGGCGCCGAGGCGCGCGGCGGCAGCGAAGCGAGTGTGTTCTTCGAGTGGGGCGGCCGCAATCTCGATGGCAGCAGCGGTTTTGCCGCGCAGCGTCCGGGGTGGTCGATGCCGATCCATGATCTGTTGGTGCAGTATCAGGTCTCGGCCGTCTTTCACGGACACGATCACCTCTATGTGAATCAGCAGCGCGACGGCATCCGGTATCAGGAAGTGCCGCAGCCTAGCTTTGCGCGCGAAAACTCGATCGCTAGCGCGGTGGACTACGGCTATCTGTCCGGCGTGCTGTTTGGCAGTTCGGGGCACCTGCGAGTTACGGTGACCCCCGCCAAGGCCACGGTCGAATACATCCGATCGCGACTGAGTACCGGCAACGGCGCTGTCGTCGATGCCTACGATATTTCCCCGCGCCGGCCATGA